aggatggacttgtagtGGTAGAGATCATAGTTCCaactcttggtgatgctccagagtggaatggttggcacttggagtttgagggtcacactcctattgagggtgtagagggagcagctttccatTTCATTAGggacatcatgagcagatttcctagtgagcttgcagtagctctagctggcacctttcctagggatgatccttgtgatgctatttgggttcagcctcagggaagtgctttggtcagaggtccagctgagggataggctagcgacaaccctgctatgagtgctatgtttgccgctatcagagcgtatcagggtcttgagtgtacctactagactttgactgaCTTGTGTGGtgatgataagctcaaggtaagaaagcagAAAAGGAAGCAGGCgcatgctatagctagtttgcaggagcagttggctgatatgagcttacagcgggaccaggcggtagagagaggtgatagagctatgcagcgggtgcatacgttgacttaggccaacaacaatgcagaccacaTGATTAGACAGTTGgtttaggaaaggaatgaagcctggaacaagagggaccttctgctatagagggtcgatgagctagaggagtacaacgtcaacctacACGAGTAGTTTCACACGCTCTAccatggggttggcccatatggtcctccagacgccgctggcatgtatgatgacgacgaggatgagcctatagtttcacctgggggcgacgGTGATGTCTTCGACCCTGATgacggccccgaggagtaggctagttgccttgcgctagtgtttaggtcctgtcgcgatgacctttcttttgtcggcatgtaacctaatgtaacttgtttcgaacttatgagacttggcatgtgattggaacttggctagtaatgtGATATCTGAacacataaaagtccagtgtaggtATGCtgacaatttggttgtatggacgcgatgtttgcatttgaagtaatttaattagtgatgttgttttaattgggatgcaattattgtgcctctgttttattgtatgaatttattctctccagtaaattcagtacgacataatttttcattcactcacaattattacagcttcactcaatcattacttgttgctgaaatatgcagatgacaaatactcgttgtaccacttatgaggccgctgagacagGTGGTAATGGTGCTGGGACAGGTGGAAGTGGTGGAAACAATgtcaacaacaatgagccccccatgaaccgcatttgccaccttgTCCCTCGCTCACCCCAGAGGTGTTCTTCGTATAGTTGCtcaggagtcagcgcaacacagaacaatcccagaagaacatggaggattttctgcgtaccattgccaacaatgttcaacgcggtaacaatcagggtggtggcaatgGGGTGAATCAGTACAGTAACTTCAAGGATTTTACGGACACTAGgccaccaatattcaaggaagcaacagaaccactcgatgctgaagaatggatcaacactatggaagataaattccgtgtgttgaggctGACTAAggtattgaaaactgagtatgctgcacatcagctGCAAGggccagcgggaatgtggtggaagcaccatcgcaccaccttccctccaaatgctccgATTATGTGGAGAGAGTtcactgaggccttccgtggagtttatattccactcgggctgaccgagatgaagttaggAGAGTTCTTGGCATTGAATCAGGGTACCAAAACcatgacgcaatatttgcatgctttcaacaacttgtgccgttatgctcccgacatggttgacaccgatgctaagagaattGCTAGTTTCAAAAGAGGACTCAATTCAAAGATGATGaggcatgtgggtaccaacacccgcgccagattcaatgactttatcaatgattgtctgaagcaggaaaagaacaacaacgccagtACCGCAgtcaagactcgcaagagagcactagaaggtggtccgtcccaagcaagagcacctgtgGGAGGTCATCCTCCCTATCATCCATCTGCACCTGGcactaggttcaggccaccacagcagagaggtcagaattttaggggaccacagaagccttacaagatggcagtgcaGTCCAACAAGGCAGCCACAACTATGGTACatggcagttccaagggagctatgaGATCTGCTAGTATAGTAAGCggaccctgctacaattgtgatcaacctggccacttctcaaggttctgtccttatctgcccaagaagaagcagcagacctatactgctcgggtgcatagtacgaccatggatgagattcctgagggagagcccataaCCGCTGATAAGTTTCCCATCAACcaacaccctgcagttgttctatttgattctagatcatcacattcttttatgagtcaagcatttgcatagaaacatgaacaactatgcatagacttgggttatggttaccgtataagttcagcgggggctgatgttttgaccaatctgatggttcgaggggcaacccttgaattatgTAGCAAAAAGTTTCGAgagaacttgatagttatgcctggactagttctgcatgtcattatagggatgaattggatgaaggattgagGAGTAGTTATAGATATAGGAAGTtaggtacttacccttaaggatccctagggtgagggtactttccaagtaccattgcctcagagaacggaccttataagtgtgacatgtgctactgaagttattcctattcatcagatttcggtagtgtgtgagtttctagatgtattcccagatgagttaTCTGGTCTTCtgccagatagggatattgagtttggaattgagttaatccccgaaacagctctgatttcaaggagaccctatcggatgcctctggatgaattagttgagctaaagaagcaactagaagagttatcgagAAAGGGGTTTATTCAgtcaagcaagtctgaatgggatgtcctgccttgtttgtgaagaagaaaaaagagggcacgttgagaatgtgcatggattataggccacttaatgctgtaaccatcaagaataagtatcccttacctcatattgatgttctgtttgaccagttagccaaggctaaggtgttctccaaggtagatttgagatctggttaccatcagatcaagattaggccacaagatatatcgaaaaccgcattttccaccagatacgggttgtatgagtatcttgtcatgtcctttggcttgacaaatgctcctgcatactttatgtttttgattaatacagttttcatgctagaattggataagtttgtggttgtgttcattgatgacattctggtgtactccaagaacgggaaggatcatgaagagcatctgagaattgtcttgaccagacttagagatcataagctgtatgctaagtttagcaagtgcgaattttggttgaagaaagttcctttccttggtcacattctgttagAAAatagagtttcagtcgatccaagtaaggtgcaagaggttatggattggaaggcaccgaccatagttcctaaggttagaagtttcttaggattagctggtTATTATCGCCGTTTCAtgccagatttctcaaagattgccaagccaatgacaagtctgctatagaaagatcacaagttcgtgtggacagaggagtgtgaagcagctttccacaccttgcggaaactattgaccactgctcctattctagcacaaccggacattgagaaaccatttgatgtgttttgcgacgcatcaaaaactggattgggctatgttcttatgcaagaaggaagagtcattgcttatgcctcatgttaGTTGAGAAAGCACAAGGTCAACTATCCGAcatatgatcttgaacttgctgcagttgtgcatgccctaaaaatttggagacattatctacttggtgatatgtgcaatattttcacagatcacaagagtcttaagtacatctttacccaaccagagctgaacatgggacagcgaagatggttagaattgatcaaagattacaacttgaatgtgcagtatcatcctggaaaggccaatgtagtggcagaggctttgagtagaaagtcacattgcttgaatgtgcagccattacttgaagatgggttcgaccTGATGCATCCCgctatgttacatagtattcagattagttgctctttggagagtaagataatagaaggccaaaaaatagacaagggaatatttcacatcaaagagaaaataaaagaagagctgtc
Above is a genomic segment from Miscanthus floridulus cultivar M001 chromosome 3, ASM1932011v1, whole genome shotgun sequence containing:
- the LOC136543851 gene encoding uncharacterized protein — its product is MEDFLRTIANNVQRGNNQGGGNGVNQYSNFKDFTDTRPPIFKEATEPLDAEEWINTMEDKFRVLRLTKVLKTEYAAHQLQGPAGMWWKHHRTTFPPNAPIMWREFTEAFRGVYIPLGLTEMKLGEFLALNQGTKTMTQYLHAFNNLCRYAPDMVDTDAKRIASFKRGLNSKMMRHVGTNTRARFNDFINDCLKQEKNNNASTAVKTRKRALEGGPSQARAPVGGHPPYHPSAPGTRFRPPQQRGQNFRGPQKPYKMAVQSNKAATTMVHGSSKGAMRSASIVSGPCYNCDQPGHFSRFCPYLPKKKQQTYTARVHSTTMDEIPEGEPITADKFPINQHPAVVLFDSRSSHSFMSQAFA